A genomic window from Labrus bergylta chromosome 7, fLabBer1.1, whole genome shotgun sequence includes:
- the LOC109995221 gene encoding myb/SANT-like DNA-binding domain-containing protein 4 isoform X1 has product MEMEDSGKMENTYRLTDRDTRLMIQLRATNEAIFTGRRNSAMRGWKAIRREMGLHGVMSARQMKKKWDNLKEKYRALKNPPEGMETQTQPNSWRWFQLMDEAMTGRLAGTANIVQPSVLDEEDDNAPATPPLILPNMATPFSALSGAEMAPLEDDMTLEDTMELRDVEDCRKVELENKAELLPQIVSVEQGDGSQVRIPVCKPQTQPAVNSSQTAVFYATLLPEFTVETGKTPSSSKYVVRETVEVDRKLAELQKERQALEREQAEFDRELIALEKDRELLRRDAATLERDRMSLDRERAALERDRAAVERDRAAVERDRVFLDRDRAFVDRDRAFVERDRVLVERAQEDLERERAVWRREREGEAENGHPAEMASEKEVVLQTRFYQSLTAADLDPEQLETRQRLVSLFQRLVEKL; this is encoded by the exons ATGGAAATGGAGGATTCGGGGAAAATGGAGAACACATACAGAC TGACGGACAGAGACACCAGACTGATGATTCAGCTGCGAGCCACCAATGAAGCCATCTTCACGGGGAGGAGGAACTCGGCCATGAGAGGCTGGAA GGCGATCAGAAGAGAGATGGGGCTCCACGGGGTGATGTCAGCGCGgcagatgaagaagaagtgggACAACTTGAAGGAGAAATACAGA GCGCTGAAGAACCCTCCAGAAGGCATGGAGACCCAGACCCAGCCCAACTCGTGGCGTTGGTTCCAGCTGATGGACGAGGCCATGACGGGCCGCCTGGCGGGGACCGCCAACATCGTGCAGCCCTCCGTGCTGGACGAAGAGGATGACAACGCCCCAGCCACGCCTCCGCTCATCCTGCCCAACATGGCGACACCGTTCTCTGCTCTGAGTGGGGCTGAAATGGCTCCTCTGGAAGACGATATGACGCTCGAGGACACCATGGAGTTGAGAGACGTTGAAGACTGCAGGAAAGTGGAGTTAGAGAACAAAGCTGAGCTTCTTCCTCAGATAGTTTCAGTGGAGCAGGGAGACGGATCACAGGTGAGAATCCCTGTGTGTAAGCCGCAGACTCAACCTGCGGTGAACAGCAGCCAGACCGCCGTGTTCTACGCCACTTTACTGCCCGAATTCACTGTGGAGACCGGTAAAACGCCCTCCTCTTCCAAATATGTGGTCAGGGAGACGGTGGAGGTGGACAGGAAGCTGGCggagctgcagaaagagaggcAGGCTCTAGAGAGAGAGCAGGCCGAGTTCGACAGAGAACTCATCGCTTTGGAGAAAGACCGAGAGCTGCTGAGAAGAGACGCAGCGAcgctggagagagacaggatgAGTCTGGACAGAGAGCGGGCGGctttagagagagacagagcagccgtggagagagacagagcggcTGTAGAGAGAGACCGGGTGTTTCTGGATCGAGACCGGGCATTtgtggacagagacagagcgtttgtggagagagacagagtgctGGTAGAGCGAGCCCAAGAGGatttagagagagagcgagctgtgtggaggagagagagggagggtgaggcCGAGAACGGACATCCTGCTGAGATGGCGTCAGAAAAAGAAGTGGTGTTACAGACCAGGTTCTACCAGAGTCTGACGGCAGCAGATCTGGATCCAGAGCAGCTGGAGACCAGACAGAGACTCGTGTCTTTGTTCCAGAGACTCGTGGAGAAGCTGTGA
- the LOC109995221 gene encoding myb/SANT-like DNA-binding domain-containing protein 4 isoform X2: MIQLRATNEAIFTGRRNSAMRGWKAIRREMGLHGVMSARQMKKKWDNLKEKYRALKNPPEGMETQTQPNSWRWFQLMDEAMTGRLAGTANIVQPSVLDEEDDNAPATPPLILPNMATPFSALSGAEMAPLEDDMTLEDTMELRDVEDCRKVELENKAELLPQIVSVEQGDGSQVRIPVCKPQTQPAVNSSQTAVFYATLLPEFTVETGKTPSSSKYVVRETVEVDRKLAELQKERQALEREQAEFDRELIALEKDRELLRRDAATLERDRMSLDRERAALERDRAAVERDRAAVERDRVFLDRDRAFVDRDRAFVERDRVLVERAQEDLERERAVWRREREGEAENGHPAEMASEKEVVLQTRFYQSLTAADLDPEQLETRQRLVSLFQRLVEKL, encoded by the exons ATGATTCAGCTGCGAGCCACCAATGAAGCCATCTTCACGGGGAGGAGGAACTCGGCCATGAGAGGCTGGAA GGCGATCAGAAGAGAGATGGGGCTCCACGGGGTGATGTCAGCGCGgcagatgaagaagaagtgggACAACTTGAAGGAGAAATACAGA GCGCTGAAGAACCCTCCAGAAGGCATGGAGACCCAGACCCAGCCCAACTCGTGGCGTTGGTTCCAGCTGATGGACGAGGCCATGACGGGCCGCCTGGCGGGGACCGCCAACATCGTGCAGCCCTCCGTGCTGGACGAAGAGGATGACAACGCCCCAGCCACGCCTCCGCTCATCCTGCCCAACATGGCGACACCGTTCTCTGCTCTGAGTGGGGCTGAAATGGCTCCTCTGGAAGACGATATGACGCTCGAGGACACCATGGAGTTGAGAGACGTTGAAGACTGCAGGAAAGTGGAGTTAGAGAACAAAGCTGAGCTTCTTCCTCAGATAGTTTCAGTGGAGCAGGGAGACGGATCACAGGTGAGAATCCCTGTGTGTAAGCCGCAGACTCAACCTGCGGTGAACAGCAGCCAGACCGCCGTGTTCTACGCCACTTTACTGCCCGAATTCACTGTGGAGACCGGTAAAACGCCCTCCTCTTCCAAATATGTGGTCAGGGAGACGGTGGAGGTGGACAGGAAGCTGGCggagctgcagaaagagaggcAGGCTCTAGAGAGAGAGCAGGCCGAGTTCGACAGAGAACTCATCGCTTTGGAGAAAGACCGAGAGCTGCTGAGAAGAGACGCAGCGAcgctggagagagacaggatgAGTCTGGACAGAGAGCGGGCGGctttagagagagacagagcagccgtggagagagacagagcggcTGTAGAGAGAGACCGGGTGTTTCTGGATCGAGACCGGGCATTtgtggacagagacagagcgtttgtggagagagacagagtgctGGTAGAGCGAGCCCAAGAGGatttagagagagagcgagctgtgtggaggagagagagggagggtgaggcCGAGAACGGACATCCTGCTGAGATGGCGTCAGAAAAAGAAGTGGTGTTACAGACCAGGTTCTACCAGAGTCTGACGGCAGCAGATCTGGATCCAGAGCAGCTGGAGACCAGACAGAGACTCGTGTCTTTGTTCCAGAGACTCGTGGAGAAGCTGTGA
- the LOC109995221 gene encoding myb/SANT-like DNA-binding domain-containing protein 4 isoform X3, with translation MGLHGVMSARQMKKKWDNLKEKYRALKNPPEGMETQTQPNSWRWFQLMDEAMTGRLAGTANIVQPSVLDEEDDNAPATPPLILPNMATPFSALSGAEMAPLEDDMTLEDTMELRDVEDCRKVELENKAELLPQIVSVEQGDGSQVRIPVCKPQTQPAVNSSQTAVFYATLLPEFTVETGKTPSSSKYVVRETVEVDRKLAELQKERQALEREQAEFDRELIALEKDRELLRRDAATLERDRMSLDRERAALERDRAAVERDRAAVERDRVFLDRDRAFVDRDRAFVERDRVLVERAQEDLERERAVWRREREGEAENGHPAEMASEKEVVLQTRFYQSLTAADLDPEQLETRQRLVSLFQRLVEKL, from the exons ATGGGGCTCCACGGGGTGATGTCAGCGCGgcagatgaagaagaagtgggACAACTTGAAGGAGAAATACAGA GCGCTGAAGAACCCTCCAGAAGGCATGGAGACCCAGACCCAGCCCAACTCGTGGCGTTGGTTCCAGCTGATGGACGAGGCCATGACGGGCCGCCTGGCGGGGACCGCCAACATCGTGCAGCCCTCCGTGCTGGACGAAGAGGATGACAACGCCCCAGCCACGCCTCCGCTCATCCTGCCCAACATGGCGACACCGTTCTCTGCTCTGAGTGGGGCTGAAATGGCTCCTCTGGAAGACGATATGACGCTCGAGGACACCATGGAGTTGAGAGACGTTGAAGACTGCAGGAAAGTGGAGTTAGAGAACAAAGCTGAGCTTCTTCCTCAGATAGTTTCAGTGGAGCAGGGAGACGGATCACAGGTGAGAATCCCTGTGTGTAAGCCGCAGACTCAACCTGCGGTGAACAGCAGCCAGACCGCCGTGTTCTACGCCACTTTACTGCCCGAATTCACTGTGGAGACCGGTAAAACGCCCTCCTCTTCCAAATATGTGGTCAGGGAGACGGTGGAGGTGGACAGGAAGCTGGCggagctgcagaaagagaggcAGGCTCTAGAGAGAGAGCAGGCCGAGTTCGACAGAGAACTCATCGCTTTGGAGAAAGACCGAGAGCTGCTGAGAAGAGACGCAGCGAcgctggagagagacaggatgAGTCTGGACAGAGAGCGGGCGGctttagagagagacagagcagccgtggagagagacagagcggcTGTAGAGAGAGACCGGGTGTTTCTGGATCGAGACCGGGCATTtgtggacagagacagagcgtttgtggagagagacagagtgctGGTAGAGCGAGCCCAAGAGGatttagagagagagcgagctgtgtggaggagagagagggagggtgaggcCGAGAACGGACATCCTGCTGAGATGGCGTCAGAAAAAGAAGTGGTGTTACAGACCAGGTTCTACCAGAGTCTGACGGCAGCAGATCTGGATCCAGAGCAGCTGGAGACCAGACAGAGACTCGTGTCTTTGTTCCAGAGACTCGTGGAGAAGCTGTGA
- the LOC109995216 gene encoding uncharacterized protein isoform X1 codes for MITMESALNPLQQFTENSYKMTEEDVKRLIEFRASNEALFTGKRNSAKIAWSTILRGLGLEGKLTADQIAKKWDNLRTKYKDLKQPYQGQDHIGGVVESWPWFHIMDEAMQGRLFNSNLVLCPENGNNAAHRCNNQQNQAQENTDILEFLIKTEMDDTVAAETAENDGTVHTDAQPVEGVPMGWRRMSECSYKMSEPETERMIKLRAANEALFTGRKHSAKPAWRAILYELGLQGKLTTDQLAKKWDNLKRRYKELKFPARGVETNPSSWPWFYRMNDAMEGRFMGAAPILTPIVEDEDEDCEPLSPTPKKRARRSRGGMAEFLTESEMDLLVDTEEKNGSTALGELHRMAEFSYKLTEDDTRRLIELRAANESLFTGRRNTAKPAWRGIVKEMGLTGKITPDQVAKKWDNLKTKFKDLKFPPRGMEGQTNPASWPWFQLMSDALEGRLVGKAPRVTPVWSSEEDGVFVSSPPPDRDCLMAERGSVSELESMVGGDNTEADGNVTYIDASGEECSTPSDLSYKMTDQDTRRMIKLRAANEALFTGRRNAAKAAWKAILKELGLQGKVSTYQMAKKWDNLKRRYKDLKYPPVGMESVADGSSSWPWFHLMNEAMEGRLAGSAPLLTPVTQDEDQQPEPAPRHRSRSAPPPPPSVTSDYAQEAFGDGVDQNQRGPEVCEGPLVGLEREWEVVERERAALEREREMVERDRASVERERTAVQAERLWLERERAAVERDRAMVEQERASLGREREVLDQRALMLNSVGHTGHLNALM; via the exons ATGATCACAATGGAGTCAGCCCTGAACCCGCTGCAACAATTCACAGAAAACTCCTATAAAA TGACGGAGGAGGATGTGAAGAGGCTGATCGAGTTCAGGGCGTCCAACGAGGCTCTATTCACCGGGAAGAGAAACTCTGCAAAGATAGCGTGGAG CACCATCCTGAGGGGTCTGGGTCTGGAAGGGAAGCTGACTGCAGATCAGATCGCCAAAAAATGGGACAACCTGCGGACCAAATATAAG GACCTGAAGCAGCCCTATCAGGGTCAGGACCACATCGGGGGTGTGGTGGAGTCGTGGCCCTGGTTCCACATCATGGATGAAGCCATGCAGGGTCGCCTCTTCAACAGCAACCTGGTACTGTGCCCGGAGAACGGCAACAACGCCGCTCATCGCTGTAACAACCAGCAGAACCAGGCGCAGGAGAACACAGACATCCTGGAGTTCCTCATCAAAACCGAGATGGACGACACGGTGGCGGCAGAAACCGCAGAGAATGATGGGACGGTTCACACAGACGCTCAGCCTGTTGAGGGCGTCCCCATGGGCTGGAGGAGGATGAGCGAGTGCTCGTACAAAA TGAGTGAACCAGAAACCGAGCGGATGATCAAACTCCGAGCTGCAAACGAAGCGCTCTTCACCGGCAGGAAACATTCGGCCAAACCGGCGTGGAG AGCCATCCTGTATGAGCTGGGGCTTCAGGGGAAACTGACCACAGACCAGTTAGCCAAAAAGTGGGACAACCTGAAGAGGAGATACAAG GAGCTGAAGTTTCCGGCTCGAGGCGTGGAGACCAACCCGAGCTCCTGGCCCTGGTTCTACAGAATGAACGACGCCATGGAGGGCCGATTCATGGGGGCGGCGCCCATCCTCACGCCTATCGTGGAGGACGAAGACGAGGATTGCGAGCCACTGTCGCCCACGCCGAAGAAGCGAGCGAGGCGGAGCCGAGGGGGGATGGCTGAGTTCCTGACGGAGTCCGAGATGGACCTGCTGGTGGATACCGAAGAGAAGAACGGATCCACGGCGCTGGGAGAACTGCACCGCATGGCTGAGTTCTCCTACAAAT TGACCGAAGACGACACCAGGCGACTGATCGAGCTACGAGCTGCTAACGAGTCTCTGTTCACCGGGAGGAGGAACACCGCCAAACCAGCCTGGAG GGGGATCGTGAAGGAGATGGGTCTGACGGGGAAGATCACACCCGACCAGGTGGCCAAAAAGTGGGACAACCTCAAGACAAAGTTCAAG gaCCTGAAGTTTCCTCCGCGGGGGATGGAGGGTCAGACTAACCCTGCCTCCTGGCCCTGGTTCCAGCTGATGAGCGACGCTCTCGAAGGACGGCTGGTGGGAAAAGCTCCTAGAGTGACGCCAGTTTGGAGCAGCGAGGAGGACGGCGTGTTCGTCTCATCTCCGCCCCCCGACAGAGACTGTTTGATGGCAGAGAGGGGCAGCGTGTCGGAGCTGGAGAGCATGGTGGGCGGGGACAACACCGAGGCCGATGGGAATGTGACGTACATCGACGCCAGCGGAGAGGAGTGTTCGACCCCTTCGGACCTCTCCTATAAGA TGACGGATCAGGACACCAGGAGGATGATTAAACTCCGAGCTGCCAACGAGGCGCTCTTCACTGGAAGGAGGAACGCTGCCAAAGCTGCCTGGAA agccATCCTAAAGGAGCTCGGCCTGCAGGGGAAAGTCTCCACCTACCAGATGGCAAAGAAATGGGACAACCTGAAGAGAAGATATAAG GATCTGAAGTATCCTCCGGTTGGGATGGAGAGCGTAGCAGACGGCTCCTCCTCCTGGCCGTGGTTTCATCTGATGAATGAAGCGATGGAGGGCCGTCTGGCGGGCAGCGCCCCCCTTCTCACACCTGTCACCCAGGACGAGGATCAGCAACCAGAACCCGCCCCCAGACATCGCTCCCGCTccgcccctccccctcctccctcagtCACCTCGGACTACGCACAGGAGGCTTTTGGTGACGGCGTGGATCAGAACCAGCGGGGCCCGGAGGTGTGTGAGGGGCCGCTGGTAGGACTGGAGAGGGAGTGGGAGGTGGTGGAGAGGGAGCGGGCAGCTctggagcgagagagggagatggtGGAGCGAGATAGGGCatcagtggagagagagaggacggctGTGCAGgcggagcggctgtggttggaGAGGGAGCGGGCGGCAGTGGAGCGGGACAGAGCAATGGTGGAGCAGGAGCGAGCGTcgctggggagagagagggaggtgctAGACCAGAGAGCGTTGATGCTGAACTCTGTAGGACACACGGGACACCTCAACGCCCTCATGTAG
- the LOC109995216 gene encoding uncharacterized protein isoform X2, protein MFVTEEDVKRLIEFRASNEALFTGKRNSAKIAWSTILRGLGLEGKLTADQIAKKWDNLRTKYKDLKQPYQGQDHIGGVVESWPWFHIMDEAMQGRLFNSNLVLCPENGNNAAHRCNNQQNQAQENTDILEFLIKTEMDDTVAAETAENDGTVHTDAQPVEGVPMGWRRMSECSYKMSEPETERMIKLRAANEALFTGRKHSAKPAWRAILYELGLQGKLTTDQLAKKWDNLKRRYKELKFPARGVETNPSSWPWFYRMNDAMEGRFMGAAPILTPIVEDEDEDCEPLSPTPKKRARRSRGGMAEFLTESEMDLLVDTEEKNGSTALGELHRMAEFSYKLTEDDTRRLIELRAANESLFTGRRNTAKPAWRGIVKEMGLTGKITPDQVAKKWDNLKTKFKDLKFPPRGMEGQTNPASWPWFQLMSDALEGRLVGKAPRVTPVWSSEEDGVFVSSPPPDRDCLMAERGSVSELESMVGGDNTEADGNVTYIDASGEECSTPSDLSYKMTDQDTRRMIKLRAANEALFTGRRNAAKAAWKAILKELGLQGKVSTYQMAKKWDNLKRRYKDLKYPPVGMESVADGSSSWPWFHLMNEAMEGRLAGSAPLLTPVTQDEDQQPEPAPRHRSRSAPPPPPSVTSDYAQEAFGDGVDQNQRGPEVCEGPLVGLEREWEVVERERAALEREREMVERDRASVERERTAVQAERLWLERERAAVERDRAMVEQERASLGREREVLDQRALMLNSVGHTGHLNALM, encoded by the exons Atgtttg TGACGGAGGAGGATGTGAAGAGGCTGATCGAGTTCAGGGCGTCCAACGAGGCTCTATTCACCGGGAAGAGAAACTCTGCAAAGATAGCGTGGAG CACCATCCTGAGGGGTCTGGGTCTGGAAGGGAAGCTGACTGCAGATCAGATCGCCAAAAAATGGGACAACCTGCGGACCAAATATAAG GACCTGAAGCAGCCCTATCAGGGTCAGGACCACATCGGGGGTGTGGTGGAGTCGTGGCCCTGGTTCCACATCATGGATGAAGCCATGCAGGGTCGCCTCTTCAACAGCAACCTGGTACTGTGCCCGGAGAACGGCAACAACGCCGCTCATCGCTGTAACAACCAGCAGAACCAGGCGCAGGAGAACACAGACATCCTGGAGTTCCTCATCAAAACCGAGATGGACGACACGGTGGCGGCAGAAACCGCAGAGAATGATGGGACGGTTCACACAGACGCTCAGCCTGTTGAGGGCGTCCCCATGGGCTGGAGGAGGATGAGCGAGTGCTCGTACAAAA TGAGTGAACCAGAAACCGAGCGGATGATCAAACTCCGAGCTGCAAACGAAGCGCTCTTCACCGGCAGGAAACATTCGGCCAAACCGGCGTGGAG AGCCATCCTGTATGAGCTGGGGCTTCAGGGGAAACTGACCACAGACCAGTTAGCCAAAAAGTGGGACAACCTGAAGAGGAGATACAAG GAGCTGAAGTTTCCGGCTCGAGGCGTGGAGACCAACCCGAGCTCCTGGCCCTGGTTCTACAGAATGAACGACGCCATGGAGGGCCGATTCATGGGGGCGGCGCCCATCCTCACGCCTATCGTGGAGGACGAAGACGAGGATTGCGAGCCACTGTCGCCCACGCCGAAGAAGCGAGCGAGGCGGAGCCGAGGGGGGATGGCTGAGTTCCTGACGGAGTCCGAGATGGACCTGCTGGTGGATACCGAAGAGAAGAACGGATCCACGGCGCTGGGAGAACTGCACCGCATGGCTGAGTTCTCCTACAAAT TGACCGAAGACGACACCAGGCGACTGATCGAGCTACGAGCTGCTAACGAGTCTCTGTTCACCGGGAGGAGGAACACCGCCAAACCAGCCTGGAG GGGGATCGTGAAGGAGATGGGTCTGACGGGGAAGATCACACCCGACCAGGTGGCCAAAAAGTGGGACAACCTCAAGACAAAGTTCAAG gaCCTGAAGTTTCCTCCGCGGGGGATGGAGGGTCAGACTAACCCTGCCTCCTGGCCCTGGTTCCAGCTGATGAGCGACGCTCTCGAAGGACGGCTGGTGGGAAAAGCTCCTAGAGTGACGCCAGTTTGGAGCAGCGAGGAGGACGGCGTGTTCGTCTCATCTCCGCCCCCCGACAGAGACTGTTTGATGGCAGAGAGGGGCAGCGTGTCGGAGCTGGAGAGCATGGTGGGCGGGGACAACACCGAGGCCGATGGGAATGTGACGTACATCGACGCCAGCGGAGAGGAGTGTTCGACCCCTTCGGACCTCTCCTATAAGA TGACGGATCAGGACACCAGGAGGATGATTAAACTCCGAGCTGCCAACGAGGCGCTCTTCACTGGAAGGAGGAACGCTGCCAAAGCTGCCTGGAA agccATCCTAAAGGAGCTCGGCCTGCAGGGGAAAGTCTCCACCTACCAGATGGCAAAGAAATGGGACAACCTGAAGAGAAGATATAAG GATCTGAAGTATCCTCCGGTTGGGATGGAGAGCGTAGCAGACGGCTCCTCCTCCTGGCCGTGGTTTCATCTGATGAATGAAGCGATGGAGGGCCGTCTGGCGGGCAGCGCCCCCCTTCTCACACCTGTCACCCAGGACGAGGATCAGCAACCAGAACCCGCCCCCAGACATCGCTCCCGCTccgcccctccccctcctccctcagtCACCTCGGACTACGCACAGGAGGCTTTTGGTGACGGCGTGGATCAGAACCAGCGGGGCCCGGAGGTGTGTGAGGGGCCGCTGGTAGGACTGGAGAGGGAGTGGGAGGTGGTGGAGAGGGAGCGGGCAGCTctggagcgagagagggagatggtGGAGCGAGATAGGGCatcagtggagagagagaggacggctGTGCAGgcggagcggctgtggttggaGAGGGAGCGGGCGGCAGTGGAGCGGGACAGAGCAATGGTGGAGCAGGAGCGAGCGTcgctggggagagagagggaggtgctAGACCAGAGAGCGTTGATGCTGAACTCTGTAGGACACACGGGACACCTCAACGCCCTCATGTAG
- the LOC109995237 gene encoding protein FAM3C-like — protein MYRQRNYVAMVLLLVLKVVLLIIIIMKVSDESEGSDPSSQKYDKRSVEPCVMMKDCPEKHVSFYIQSGAGPSVEPKICIQNKLVLGSQLKNTGYGVNMVILNGSTGEVSKADHFTHNDEKQPLIDLLKTLEKGSVVLIASYDNIASRLDDEARELIAELGSSSVLSLNTRDSWVFVGGKGAAAELTFEEHLKSDKKNNTYDNWPELVDLKGCIPDFLE, from the exons ATGTACAGACAAAGAAACTACGTAGCCA tgGTGCTGTTGTTGGTTCTTAAGGTTGTTCTTCTTATAATCATCATAATGAAAGTCAGCGATGAATCGGAAG GCTCTGACCCCTCCTCACAGAAGTACGATAAACGGTCAG TCGAACCCTGTGTTATGATGAAAGACTGTCCGGAGAAACACGTCAGCTTCTACATCCAAAGTGGAGCCGGTCCTTCAGTGGAGCCAAAGATCTGCATCCAAAACAAACT GGTTCTTGGATCCCAGCTGAAGAACACAGGCTACGGAGTGAACATGGTGATACTGAACG GTTCAACAGGAGAAGTCTCAAAGGCGGATCACTTTACACACAATGACG AGAAACAACCGCTCATTGACTTGTTGAAAACGCTCGAGAAAGGCTCGGTGGTGCTGATTGCGTCCTATGACAACATTGCATCAAG gttGGATGACGAGGCCAGGGAGCTGATAGCTGAACTGGGGAGTTCTTCTGTGCTGTCTCTGAACACCAGAGACAGCTGGGTGTTTGTTGGTgggaaaggagctgcagcagagctcACCTTCGAGGAG CACCTGaagagtgacaaaaaaaacaacacatacgATAACTGGCCCGAGCTCGTCGACCTGAAGGGATGCATCCCCGACTTCCTGGAGtga
- the actr6 gene encoding actin-related protein 6, translated as MATLVLDNGAYTAKIGYGQEKVSVIPNCQFRSKTSRLKTFTANQLDEIKDPSGLFYILPYQKGYLVNWDVQRKVWDHLFGKEMFKVDFADTSIIITEPYFNFSSIQESMNEILFEEYQFQSALRINAGSLSAHRFFHSKRSEICCLVVDSGFSFTHIAPYCRSKKMNDGIRRINVGGKLLTNHLKEIISYRQLHVMDETHVINQVKEDVCYVSQEFYKDMEIAQSKGEDNSVMRDYVLPDFSSIKKGFCKPREEMILSGKYKTGEQILRLVNERFAVPEMLFHPSDIGIQEMGIPEAIVDSIQSLPEEMQPHFYQNIVLTGGNTLFPGFRERLEAELRSLAPAHLPVSVLLPENPITYAWEGGKLLAHSPDYDEIVVTREDYEENGHCICEDKFDI; from the exons ATGGCCACGTTAGTTCTGGATAACGGGGCGTACACGGCGAAGATTGGATACGGCCAGGAGAAAGTCAG TGTCATCCCAAACTGTCAGTTTCGCTCCAAGACATCCCGATTAAAAACCTTCACAGCCAATCAGCTGGATGAGATCAAAGATCCGTCAGGGCTCTTCTACATCCTGCCCTATCAGaag gGTTATTTGGTCAACTGGGACGTCCAGAGGAAAGTGTGGGATCATCTGTTTGGAAAGGAGATGTTTAAG GTGGACTTTGCAGACACCAGCATCATCATCACGGAGCCGTACTTCAACTTCTCCTCCATCCAGGAGTCCATGAACGAGATCCTGTTTGAGGAGTACCAGTTCCAGTCGGCTCTCAGAATAAATG CCGGATCTCTCAGCGCTCATCGCTTCTTCCACTCCAAACGATCGGAGATCTGCTGCTTGGTGGTCGACAGCGGCTTCTCCTTCACCCACATCGCCCCCTACTGCCGCAGCAAGAAGATGAACGACGGCATCCGCAG GATCAATGTGGGAGGAAAGCTGCTGACGAATCACCTGAAGGAGATCATCTCATATCG GCAGCTTCATGTCATGGATGAAACTCACGTCATCAACCAAGTGAAAGAAGACGTCTGCTACGTGTCGCAGGAGTTTTACAAAGACATGGAGATTGCACA GTCGAAGGGAGAGGACAACTCTGTGATGAGGGATTACGTTCTTCCTGATTTTAGCTCCATTAAAAAAGGCTTCTGCAAG CCTCGAGAGGAGATGATCCTCAGTGGAAAGTACAAAACAGGAGAGCAGATCTTGAGGTTGGTCAACGAGCGCTTTGCTGTCCCCGAGATGCTCTTCCACCCGTCAGACATCGGCATCCAGGAGATGGGCATCCCCGAGGCCATTGTGGACTCCATCCAGTCCCTACCAGAAG AGATGCAGCCTCATTTCTACCAGAACATCGTCCTGACCGGAGGGAACACTCTGTTTCCCGGCTTCAGAGAGCGCCTGGAGGCGGAGCTACGATCACTCGCCCCTGCCCACCTCCCTGTGTCAGTGCTGCTGCCTGAAAA CCCCATCACGTACGCGTGGGAAGGAGGGAAGCTGCTGGCTCACAGTCCGGACTACGATGAGATCGTTGTGACTCGAGAGGACTATGAAGAGAACGGACACTGTATCTGTGAGGACAAGTTTGACATCTGA
- the sycp3 gene encoding synaptonemal complex protein 3, translated as MASARKQMKKKHPEEKSDKKVFDFTEEDKKKELSASEDEAREDETPIVDKMAKKRPAADFEEEGAACAVGNEVQSMLERFGADISKVMQSKKKRLESLTKNYMKGSQHKLEQLWNTYHTQRQKMTQQYSQQVSTALQQWETEAQRAEEQEEKLNNLFRQQQKIMQQARVVQNQKLKTVRQLYEQFVMNMEDMEKSHDAFLQGAQQELKKEMATLQKKILMDTQQQEMATVRKSLQSMLF; from the exons ATGGCTTCAGCAcgaaaacaaatgaagaaaaaacaccCGGAGGAGAAATCAGATAAGaaagtgtttgattttactGAAGAGGATAAAAAGAAAGAGCTGAGCGCTTCAGAGGATGAAGCCAGAGAAG ATGAAACTCCAATAGTGGACAAGATGGCCAAGAAGAGACCTGCAGCTGACTTTGAAGAGGAGGGGGCTGCATGTGCTGTGGG CAATGAAGTTCAGTCCATGTTGGAGCGCTTTGGAG CTGATATCAGTAAAGTGATGCAGTCCAAAAAGAAACGTCTGGAGTCTCTGACAAAGAACTACATGAAGGGAAGCCAACACAAACTGGAGCAGCTGTGGAACACCTACCACACACAAAG GCAGAAGATGACTCAGCAGTACTCTCAGCAGGTGTCCACGGCGCTGCAGCAGTGGGAGACTGAAGCCCAGCGAGccgaggagcaggaggagaagctCAAT aatcTTTTCAGACAGCAGCAGAAGATCATGCAGCAGGCTCGAGTTGTTCAGAACCAGAAACTAAAGACTGTCAGACAGCTGTACGAGCAGTTTGTTATG AACATGGAGGATATGGAGAAGAGCCACGACGctttcctgcagggggcgcaaCAAGAGCTGAAGAAGGAGATGGCCACCCTGCAGAAGAAGATCCTCATGGACACA CAACAGCAGGAAATGGCCACGGTCCGTAAGTCTCTGCAGTCCATGCTGTTCTAG